The genomic DNA CTCGAAGTAACTGACGGTAACACCCCCGGCGTTGGCGAGGATATCGGGCAGAACGATCACATCGCGTTCGTTCAATTGCTCGTCGGCATCGGGCCAGATCGGCCCGTTAGCAGCTTCGATGATGATCTTGGCTTTGATCTGATCGACGTTTTCTCCGGTGATCACGCCCCCCAACGCTGCCGGAATCAGCACCTCACAATCGGTCTGCAACAGCGCCTCGCCAGGCAATCGTTCACACTCCTTAAACCCCTCCAACGATCCTTTGTGCATCAGGGTGTGCCGCAGCAGATGCGGAATGTCCAGACCACGCGGATCATAATAGGTACCGCTGACGTCGCTGACCGCCACGATTGGAAACTCGGCTTCGTGCAAGAACTTGGCGGCGTGCGACCCCACGTTTCCAAAGCCCTGGATCGCGATTGGCGATTCCGCTGGGCGACGCCCCTTGCGTTTAATCAGCTTGAAGGTCAGCAGCCCCACTCCGCGGCCGGTCGCTTCCTCGCGTCCCTTGGCTCCATACTCTTCGACCGGTTTGCCGGTGATCACTGCGGGATTAAAGCCGTGGTACTTTTCCCATTGGTTACGGATCCAGGCCATCGTGCGGTGATCGGTTCCCATGTCGGGAGCCGGAATGTCGGTGTCGGGGCCGATTACGTCGTGGATCTGATCGACGAAGGCCCGCGTCATCCGTTCCATCTCCGATGCGCTGAGCGTCTTCGGGTTCACGCCGATCCCCCCCTTGGCTCCGCCGTAGGGAAGGTCGACAACGGCGGTCTTCCAGGTCATCAAACTGGCCAACGCGCGGACTTCGTCCAGATTGACTTCGTGGTGGAAGCGGAGTCCACCTTTCATCGGTCCACGACTGTTGTTGTGCTGCACTCGATAGCCGACGCAATTCATCACGCTGCCATCGTCCTTGTGGAAGGAGACTTGCACCTGCAGTTCCCGCTTCGACATCTGCAAGCTCTCCCGCATGCTGTCACTCATGTCGATATGCCGAGTGGCGCGGTTGAAGTAGGTCTGCGTTGCCTCAAATGCGTGCATAAGTTCTTCCTTACTAGTGCTGCTTAAATTTCGGGGGAACCGATAACGTCCGCCCTTCGCTCCGCAAGCTGCGTGGCAATCTTCAATATAGCCCATCGCTGAACGCCGCCGACCACCGCGGCCAATCCGCTACCCGGTTTTGCCCGCGAGGACAACAAAACCTTCATTGTGCATCGCGTGATGCGGGTCGTTCCGAATATGCGAGCCAACACCCGGCATCCGTTTTGCGAACCGCTGCCACTTTGCCCGCTTGCGCCCCTGGCTAACCTAGATTTTCTCGTCCAGTACTCTCTCGAGAAATCCGACGAAGGCACAGCTCAATGCTCGGCGAACATCTAGTTGCAGGCGAACAACTGCTCGGCGCAGACAACGATCTCCGCGCGCTCGAAGAACTCTGCCGCACAACCAGCCACGAATCCCAACGCGTCGCCGAACGCCGTCGGCTCGATACGCCCGTGCAAATCCAACCTGGAAATTCGCGAGAGCGGGGCGCGTGGAAACTCGCCGGCAAGCTCCGCGATCTTTCGGATACCGGCTGTGGAATCATGACCAACAAACCGCTGATGGTCGGCGACGTCTATTGGCTATCGACAACCGACCCCGCAACGCAGTTGGGCAGTTTTTTTGCCCGCTGCGTCCGCTGCCGCATGATCCGCGAGGGGAGCTTCGAACAAGGGTTTACGTTCTTCAGCAATCCGCGTCAGGATCGCAGCAATCCACCTCAGCCGATGCTCTAACAGCGACGAGCCGTTAAATCAACTCAAGGATTCGCCGCATGTCAGCTCCTACAAACATCGACACTCCCACATCACCAACGCACCAATCCGCCGACACGTTTGTGTTGGGGCATCTGGCGAGATTGGTCACCAGCCTGACCGCCCAGGGGACGACCTCGGCCGCGGTCTATCGCCAGTTGTTCGCAACGATCGTCGAGCACTACAAACCGCTGGTCGCGAAGATCGATGTCCGCGATCAAGCCGCTCGCTACAACGACGCCCACCAGAGCCAGCGACTGTCGGGGACGATGCTGATCGAAGTCGGGTCGATCGCGGTTGCCGAAACGCTGACCGATGCGATCTGCGAAGAGGCGCCGGTCTTTCGGATCAATTCCCTCGACGCGACCAAAAAGTATGTCACGATCGGCGTTCCGATCCGCGATCCGCTGCAGCGAGAGACGACAGGTGGTCTCGCCGTCGCGTTGGTCCCGCGCAACCAATCGGACATCAACGCGTTGGTGGCCGAACTAAATTCGTTGACACTCGCCGCCGCCGGATGCATCGACTCCCAACCAACCGAACAAAAGACACACAGCAACGCCGACTGGGCTCGCGTCTTGTCACGTGTCGCCAAGATGGGCGACCGGCACGAGTTTGCGATCACTCTGGTCAACACCTTGGCTGACCGATTTGTCTGCGGCAAGGCGGGCCTTGGACTGATCCGTGGCAAACGCGTCGAGGTGCGAGCCATCTCGGGACTCTCGACGCTGAAGCAGAACAGCCCCGGCGTAGCCGACATGCGGCAGGTGATGGAGGAGTGTTTCGACCAGAAGACGCCCGTCTTCGCCGGCCGACACAACGAACACGAACAGCGCTCGCTACCGATCCATCGCGGCTGGAGCGAA from Rosistilla oblonga includes the following:
- a CDS encoding Glu/Leu/Phe/Val family dehydrogenase, which encodes MHAFEATQTYFNRATRHIDMSDSMRESLQMSKRELQVQVSFHKDDGSVMNCVGYRVQHNNSRGPMKGGLRFHHEVNLDEVRALASLMTWKTAVVDLPYGGAKGGIGVNPKTLSASEMERMTRAFVDQIHDVIGPDTDIPAPDMGTDHRTMAWIRNQWEKYHGFNPAVITGKPVEEYGAKGREEATGRGVGLLTFKLIKRKGRRPAESPIAIQGFGNVGSHAAKFLHEAEFPIVAVSDVSGTYYDPRGLDIPHLLRHTLMHKGSLEGFKECERLPGEALLQTDCEVLIPAALGGVITGENVDQIKAKIIIEAANGPIWPDADEQLNERDVIVLPDILANAGGVTVSYFEWVQNRQHYRWSLDRVRQELDRTLSEAFENVWHTSQEKNISLREAAFGVGIQRVKRATELSGSF
- a CDS encoding PilZ domain-containing protein, giving the protein MLGEHLVAGEQLLGADNDLRALEELCRTTSHESQRVAERRRLDTPVQIQPGNSRERGAWKLAGKLRDLSDTGCGIMTNKPLMVGDVYWLSTTDPATQLGSFFARCVRCRMIREGSFEQGFTFFSNPRQDRSNPPQPML